Proteins from one Streptomyces genisteinicus genomic window:
- the xylB gene encoding xylulokinase gives MPANAVVIGVDSSTQSTKAAFTDAATGRLLAVGRAPHRVTGEGGARESDPAIWWSALRDAVAEGLNALRAAGADASAVTGIAVAGQQHGLVVLDGAGVPLRPALLWNDTRSAPQAAALTEALGGAGAWTARTGSVPVASMTASKWQWLREHDPAAAKAAAAVRLPHDFLTERLCGVAATDPGDASGTCWYSTATGAYDPELLDLIGLDPSLLPAVAPAGGTRVGSLTAAAAAELGLPAGIAVAAGTGDNMAAAVGLGLGGAGLLDHPVLSLGTSGTVFAATRSRPASPALAGFAAADGTYLPLACTLNCTLAVDKVAALLGLEREAARPGGELVLLPYLDGERTPDLPGASGLLTGLRHATTGQQILGAAYEGAVVTVLRALDEVTRACGEDPAAPGAADRPLRLVGGGAQGRYWVETVRRLSGRPLIVPESTELVALGAAALAASAASGDDAVAVATEWGTGSGRALDAVERDTETWERVSSVLDRASGPLLS, from the coding sequence ATGCCGGCGAACGCGGTCGTCATCGGGGTGGACAGTTCGACACAGTCCACGAAGGCGGCGTTCACCGACGCCGCGACCGGCCGGCTGCTGGCCGTCGGACGCGCGCCGCACCGGGTGACCGGCGAGGGAGGCGCGCGGGAGAGCGACCCCGCGATCTGGTGGAGCGCCCTGCGGGACGCGGTCGCGGAGGGCCTCAACGCCCTCCGCGCCGCGGGTGCCGACGCCTCGGCCGTCACCGGGATCGCGGTGGCGGGCCAGCAGCACGGGCTGGTCGTGCTCGACGGCGCGGGCGTCCCGCTGCGCCCGGCGCTGCTGTGGAACGACACCCGCTCCGCGCCCCAGGCCGCGGCGCTCACCGAGGCCCTCGGCGGCGCCGGCGCCTGGACCGCCCGCACGGGCTCGGTGCCGGTCGCCTCGATGACGGCGTCGAAGTGGCAGTGGCTCCGCGAACACGACCCGGCCGCGGCGAAGGCGGCCGCCGCGGTGCGCCTGCCGCACGACTTCCTCACCGAGCGCCTCTGCGGCGTCGCCGCCACGGACCCCGGGGACGCCTCCGGCACCTGCTGGTACTCGACGGCGACCGGCGCGTACGACCCCGAACTGCTCGATCTGATCGGCCTCGACCCCTCCCTGCTGCCGGCCGTCGCACCGGCCGGCGGCACCCGGGTGGGCAGCCTGACGGCCGCCGCGGCGGCCGAGCTGGGCCTGCCCGCCGGCATCGCCGTCGCCGCCGGAACGGGCGACAACATGGCCGCCGCGGTCGGCCTCGGCCTGGGCGGCGCGGGACTGCTCGACCATCCGGTACTGAGCCTCGGCACCTCGGGCACGGTCTTCGCGGCGACCCGGTCACGGCCCGCGTCACCCGCCCTCGCCGGATTCGCCGCCGCCGACGGCACGTATCTGCCGCTGGCGTGCACCCTCAACTGCACCCTCGCCGTCGACAAGGTCGCGGCCCTGCTGGGCCTGGAGCGCGAGGCGGCACGGCCCGGGGGCGAGCTGGTGCTGCTGCCGTATCTCGACGGCGAACGCACCCCCGACCTGCCCGGCGCCTCCGGGCTGCTGACGGGCCTGCGCCACGCCACCACCGGGCAGCAGATCCTCGGCGCCGCCTACGAGGGCGCCGTGGTCACCGTGCTGCGCGCGCTGGACGAGGTGACCCGGGCCTGCGGCGAGGACCCGGCCGCCCCCGGCGCGGCGGACCGGCCGCTGCGGCTGGTGGGCGGCGGCGCGCAGGGGCGGTACTGGGTCGAGACGGTGCGCCGGCTGTCGGGCAGGCCGCTGATCGTCCCCGAGAGCACCGAACTGGTGGCCCTCGGCGCCGCCGCGCTCGCCGCGTCCGCCGCGTCGGGCGACGACGCCGTCGCTGTCGCGACGGAGTGGGGAACCGGCTCCGGCCGTGCGCTCGACGCCGTGGAGCGCGACACCGAGACCTGGGAGCGGGTCTCCTCCGTCCTGGACCGCGCGTCGGGTCCGCTGCTGTCCTGA
- the xylA gene encoding xylose isomerase, with product MTERFTPTPDHKFSFGLWTVGWQGRDPFGDATRPQLDPAESVRRLAELGAYGVTFHDDDLIPFGSGESEREAHIKRFRQALDDTGLIVPMATTNLFTHPVFKDGGFTANDRDVRRYALRKTIRNIDLAAELGARTYVAWGGREGAESGAAKDVRVALDRMKEAFDLLGAYVTEQGYDLRFAIEPKPNEPRGDILLPTVGHALAFIERLERPELYGVNPEVGHEQMAGLNFPHSIAQALWADKLFHIDLNGQSGIKYDQDLRFGAGDLRSAFWLVDLLESAGYEGPRHFDFKPPRTEDFDGVWESAAGCMRNYLILKERAEAFRSDPEVVEALRASRLDELARPTAEDGLAGLLADRASFEDFDVDAAAERGMAFERLDQLAMDHLLGAR from the coding sequence ATGACGGAACGCTTCACCCCCACCCCCGACCACAAGTTCAGCTTCGGCCTGTGGACCGTCGGCTGGCAGGGCAGGGACCCCTTCGGAGACGCGACCCGCCCCCAGCTGGACCCGGCCGAGTCGGTCCGGCGCCTCGCGGAGCTGGGCGCGTACGGCGTCACCTTCCACGACGACGACCTCATCCCCTTCGGATCGGGCGAGTCCGAGCGGGAGGCGCACATCAAGCGCTTCCGCCAGGCGCTCGACGACACCGGCCTGATCGTGCCGATGGCGACCACCAACCTCTTCACCCACCCCGTCTTCAAGGACGGCGGCTTCACCGCGAACGACCGCGACGTGCGCCGCTACGCCCTGCGCAAGACCATCCGCAACATCGACCTGGCCGCCGAACTCGGCGCCCGGACCTATGTCGCATGGGGCGGACGCGAGGGCGCCGAGTCCGGCGCCGCCAAGGACGTGCGCGTGGCGCTCGACCGGATGAAGGAAGCGTTCGACCTCCTCGGCGCGTACGTGACGGAGCAGGGCTACGACCTCCGCTTCGCCATCGAGCCGAAGCCCAACGAGCCCCGCGGCGACATCCTGCTGCCGACGGTCGGCCACGCCCTCGCCTTCATCGAGCGCCTGGAGCGCCCGGAGCTCTACGGCGTCAACCCGGAGGTCGGGCACGAGCAGATGGCGGGTCTCAACTTCCCGCACTCGATCGCCCAGGCGCTGTGGGCCGACAAGCTCTTCCACATCGACCTCAACGGCCAGAGCGGCATCAAGTACGACCAGGACCTGCGCTTCGGCGCGGGCGACCTGCGGTCCGCGTTCTGGCTCGTGGACCTGCTGGAGAGCGCCGGCTACGAGGGCCCGAGGCACTTCGACTTCAAGCCGCCGCGCACGGAGGACTTCGACGGCGTGTGGGAGTCGGCCGCGGGCTGCATGCGCAACTACCTGATCCTCAAGGAGCGTGCCGAGGCCTTCCGCTCCGACCCCGAGGTCGTCGAGGCGCTGCGCGCCTCCCGCCTGGACGAGCTGGCCCGCCCCACCGCGGAGGACGGGCTGGCCGGACTCCTCGCGGACCGCGCCTCGTTCGAGGACTTCGACGTGGACGCGGCGGCCGAGCGCGGCATGGCGTTCGAGCGCCTGGACCAGCTCGCGATGGACCACCTCCTCGGCGCCCGCTGA